A genomic segment from Idiomarina piscisalsi encodes:
- a CDS encoding tyrosine-type recombinase/integrase — protein sequence MSQVLAISAIDYCRPKKLHEMDNAQLLALPVSSYQLPDGTYQVISQYRDNTWRLEDGRFPSNVKDCRKKLRFYTLPSQFVDAVKFALKHYDIKHSPSGFTLCNAFIFLEPFLNYLSIINVKSTAAITALHCANYVHQCKQTISKKTQKPLSKSALMQRFSAVERLYHNLNGTQWAFEHPWVDSSAGYLAGTMGQGKRIAKTKIIPDGELKVLINHCNKVLNQASDLIKLQAEIARERGVLVKTINSETSIMNAISNRFLKPKGYTGLREFNSSHESIPDATAIIILTFSGIRAHELCAIETDAYRIEDNDEDIYYWLKSHSRKTGEGYTEWLVPEIVIKAIEVQKAYVKPFQERLLHEQSTLLKEDPHDPRGLKIERFKHHLFLTSSPSQGNQVNVITGSALYKRLKALGNVLKVKGLTAHRFRRTFAVYVARSAYGDLRYLKQHFKHWGMDMTLLYSANNSQDEELYDEIAIQIKNYKVARVEEFLDEDTIITGGLANKLISYRSSNEAVKTFDSRAKMAEHISDTVHLRSTGHSWCTSDNAGCGGRSLIEGTACVDCSESIIEKNRHGAYFKGVYMQQIELRQIDDIGEAGKQRVERDIERCERVLKDIGLWDEVKKVLSNG from the coding sequence ATGAGCCAAGTCCTGGCTATCAGTGCTATCGATTATTGTCGACCTAAAAAATTGCATGAAATGGATAATGCCCAGCTTCTGGCCTTGCCTGTATCGTCTTACCAGCTTCCCGATGGGACGTATCAGGTTATCAGTCAATATCGAGATAATACCTGGCGGTTAGAAGATGGGCGCTTTCCATCGAATGTAAAAGATTGCCGAAAAAAACTCCGTTTCTATACCCTACCGAGTCAGTTTGTCGATGCAGTAAAATTCGCCCTAAAGCACTATGATATTAAGCACAGCCCATCAGGGTTTACTTTGTGTAATGCTTTCATATTTTTAGAACCCTTTCTGAATTATTTATCCATCATTAATGTGAAAAGCACCGCAGCGATAACCGCTCTGCATTGTGCAAACTATGTTCATCAATGCAAGCAAACCATCTCTAAAAAGACCCAAAAGCCTCTGTCTAAAAGTGCACTAATGCAGAGGTTTTCAGCGGTTGAACGTCTTTATCACAATCTCAATGGCACGCAATGGGCATTTGAGCACCCCTGGGTTGATAGTTCAGCAGGTTACCTCGCCGGCACAATGGGGCAAGGTAAGCGAATTGCCAAAACCAAAATCATACCTGATGGTGAGCTAAAGGTTTTAATTAACCATTGCAATAAGGTTTTAAATCAGGCGAGTGACCTGATAAAGCTTCAAGCAGAAATAGCGCGCGAAAGAGGTGTGTTGGTTAAGACCATTAATTCGGAAACGAGTATAATGAATGCCATCAGCAATCGTTTTCTCAAACCCAAAGGCTACACCGGGCTGAGAGAATTTAACAGCTCACACGAAAGTATTCCCGATGCAACAGCCATCATTATTCTGACATTCAGTGGTATTCGCGCTCACGAACTATGCGCTATTGAAACCGATGCGTATCGAATTGAAGATAATGACGAGGATATCTATTATTGGTTGAAGTCCCACTCCAGAAAAACCGGTGAAGGCTATACCGAGTGGCTGGTGCCGGAGATTGTGATCAAAGCGATTGAAGTACAAAAGGCCTATGTCAAACCATTTCAGGAGCGGTTATTACACGAGCAATCGACATTATTAAAAGAAGACCCGCATGACCCACGTGGATTAAAAATTGAACGGTTCAAACATCATCTTTTTTTAACTAGTTCACCGAGCCAGGGCAACCAGGTGAATGTGATTACTGGCAGTGCTCTTTATAAGCGTTTAAAAGCTCTTGGTAATGTATTAAAAGTGAAGGGATTGACCGCTCACCGCTTTAGACGCACCTTTGCTGTCTATGTGGCCCGATCGGCTTATGGGGACTTACGCTACCTTAAGCAACATTTTAAGCATTGGGGAATGGATATGACCTTACTCTATTCTGCAAATAATAGCCAAGACGAAGAGCTCTATGATGAGATTGCGATACAGATAAAAAATTACAAAGTCGCTCGCGTTGAAGAATTTTTAGATGAGGATACGATCATTACAGGCGGGCTTGCTAATAAGCTCATTTCATATCGTTCAAGCAATGAAGCGGTGAAAACCTTTGATAGCCGTGCAAAAATGGCAGAGCATATTTCAGATACCGTTCATTTACGTTCAACGGGACATTCGTGGTGTACATCTGATAACGCAGGATGCGGTGGCCGGTCGTTAATAGAGGGAACTGCCTGTGTCGATTGTTCGGAGTCCATTATTGAGAAAAATCGCCATGGTGCGTATTTCAAAGGTGTCTACATGCAACAAATAGAGCTAAGGCAGATAGATGATATAGGTGAGGCAGGAAAACAACGTGTAGAGCGAGACATTGAGCGTTGTGAACGTGTGTTAAAGGATATTGGTCTGTGGGATGAAGTGAAAAAGGTATTGTCTAATGGTTAG
- a CDS encoding TetR family transcriptional regulator, producing the protein MVSSTEKELQNALKRLKHGRPKVVDKKRKISISALAEEAGVSDSAIHNRYPEIAAKVREITGKAHKVQRDEKNEKLKSEKTKNRELREYIEQLESDICKLTSINATLNNENAQLKAELRSGNVVKIGNGVS; encoded by the coding sequence ATGGTTAGTTCAACCGAAAAAGAACTCCAGAACGCTCTAAAGCGCCTCAAACATGGCAGACCTAAGGTGGTCGATAAAAAACGCAAAATTAGCATCTCTGCGCTTGCAGAAGAAGCAGGCGTCTCGGACTCTGCTATTCATAACCGTTATCCAGAAATAGCAGCAAAGGTACGCGAAATCACCGGTAAAGCGCATAAGGTTCAACGGGATGAAAAAAATGAAAAGCTAAAGTCTGAGAAAACGAAGAACAGAGAGCTTAGAGAATACATAGAGCAGCTTGAATCAGACATATGTAAATTGACTTCTATTAACGCCACGCTGAATAATGAAAATGCTCAGTTAAAAGCTGAATTGAGAAGCGGTAACGTTGTAAAAATTGGCAACGGAGTAAGTTAA